A single genomic interval of Spirosoma taeanense harbors:
- a CDS encoding glycosyltransferase family 4 protein produces MTVLYDHQCFTGSSYGGVSRYFFDLMCSFDNRPDIQFELSLRLSNNEYLNQTSFSSHLRYPRLAHLRNVNRAASLFNRLYSLQRVQASQFDVFHPTYYHRYFLKSIGSKPFVITFHDATSERYGKQYPEVGEGLYEAKKELMKQASRIISVSEFSKQEILRFFPVKPEKISVIHLGTNFSSFSGRQTLRTLPFPYLLYVGKRGLYKNFSGFFRAIQPVLSRHPDLHLVCAGGGAFTVDEQASFQASQLSKRVHYQFITDDSLFSLYQHARAFVFPSLNEGFGIPVLEAFSAGCPVILSDRSSLPEVATDAAVYFDPEADDSIASAVERVITSEDLRTVLSRRGTERLRQFSCEQTARKTLAVYQSLV; encoded by the coding sequence GTTTTACGGGTTCGTCGTACGGTGGGGTATCCCGGTATTTTTTTGACCTGATGTGTTCGTTTGACAATCGCCCGGATATTCAGTTTGAGTTATCATTGCGGTTATCCAATAATGAGTACCTCAATCAGACCTCCTTCAGTTCGCACCTGCGCTATCCCAGGCTGGCTCATCTGCGAAACGTAAACCGGGCCGCGTCGCTTTTCAACCGGTTGTATAGCCTCCAGCGGGTTCAGGCGAGCCAGTTTGATGTCTTCCACCCGACCTATTACCACCGGTATTTTCTGAAGTCTATCGGCAGCAAGCCGTTCGTGATTACGTTTCACGATGCCACCAGTGAGCGATACGGTAAACAGTACCCGGAGGTAGGCGAAGGGCTCTACGAAGCCAAAAAAGAATTGATGAAGCAGGCCAGCCGGATTATTTCAGTATCGGAGTTTTCGAAGCAGGAGATTCTGCGGTTCTTTCCGGTCAAGCCCGAAAAGATCAGCGTGATTCACCTCGGCACAAATTTTTCCAGTTTTTCGGGTCGTCAAACTTTGCGGACGCTCCCCTTTCCGTACCTGCTTTACGTTGGCAAACGAGGGCTCTATAAGAACTTCAGCGGCTTCTTCCGGGCTATTCAACCAGTGCTGAGCCGCCATCCCGATCTGCATCTGGTATGCGCGGGCGGGGGCGCGTTTACCGTCGACGAGCAGGCATCGTTCCAGGCGAGCCAATTAAGCAAGCGCGTTCATTACCAGTTCATTACCGACGACAGCCTGTTTAGTTTATATCAACACGCCCGGGCGTTTGTCTTTCCCTCGCTCAATGAAGGTTTCGGCATTCCGGTGCTGGAAGCCTTCAGCGCGGGTTGTCCGGTGATCCTGAGCGATCGCTCATCGTTACCCGAAGTAGCGACCGATGCCGCCGTGTACTTCGACCCCGAAGCCGACGATTCTATTGCCAGCGCCGTGGAGCGCGTGATTACCAGCGAAGACCTGCGCACGGTGCTTAGCCGACGTGGCACGGAGCGTCTGCGCCAGTTTTCGTGTGAGCAGACCGCCCGGAAAACCCTGGCCGTTTATCAATCTTTAGTGTAA
- a CDS encoding glycosyltransferase family 2 protein, producing the protein MPRSSESLRSFVTQPFQPQLINDGRPYPKLTVVTPSYNQVEYLERTILSVLNQQYPNLEYFIMDGGSTDGSLELIKKYEQYLAGWVSEKDRGQTDAINKGFRLATGDYLAFQNSDDVFAPNAFARVADAWRKAPDTDVFFGDMYITDEQDVILEELRAPEFCAECHIYEGMQVFNQSLFIRRNRLEQFGLLDESLRFVIDYEIVARLGVQPGVLFRHVDGFWGGFRVQPDAKSSNIAKTVGLQEHQRIKEKYQPQLRSALGPGFWQRYCRFRKLAAFALQGKFGYVRHRLQLRRGRL; encoded by the coding sequence ATGCCTCGTTCTTCTGAATCGCTCCGTTCGTTTGTTACCCAGCCCTTTCAACCTCAGCTCATCAACGATGGTCGGCCGTATCCCAAACTAACGGTTGTGACGCCTTCCTATAACCAGGTGGAGTATCTGGAACGTACGATTCTGAGCGTACTGAACCAGCAGTATCCCAATCTGGAATATTTCATCATGGACGGCGGTTCGACGGACGGTAGTCTGGAGCTCATCAAAAAATACGAACAGTATCTGGCCGGCTGGGTCAGTGAAAAAGACCGCGGCCAGACGGACGCTATCAATAAAGGGTTTCGGCTGGCTACCGGCGACTACCTCGCGTTTCAAAACTCCGACGACGTATTTGCGCCCAATGCATTCGCCCGCGTAGCCGACGCCTGGCGTAAAGCCCCGGATACCGACGTTTTTTTCGGGGACATGTACATTACCGACGAGCAGGACGTTATTCTGGAAGAACTGCGGGCGCCGGAGTTCTGCGCGGAGTGTCATATTTACGAAGGCATGCAGGTATTCAACCAGTCACTGTTTATCCGGCGTAACCGGCTCGAACAGTTTGGATTACTCGACGAAAGTCTGCGGTTTGTCATTGACTACGAAATTGTAGCAAGGCTGGGGGTTCAGCCGGGCGTTCTGTTTCGGCACGTTGATGGCTTCTGGGGTGGATTTCGGGTACAGCCCGACGCCAAATCATCGAACATCGCCAAAACCGTTGGTCTTCAGGAGCACCAGCGGATTAAGGAAAAATACCAGCCGCAGCTGCGTTCGGCGCTGGGTCCCGGGTTCTGGCAACGGTACTGCCGTTTCCGTAAATTAGCGGCCTTCGCCCTTCAGGGGAAGTTTGGCTACGTTCGACACCGGCTGCAACTGCGTCGGGGCCGATTATAG
- a CDS encoding glycosyltransferase, translating to MRILIVHNLLWAHYKSSVFQALQRLADQQPDVTVHVLQIARNERSRAGLETVTDTHTPTYLYSYELLFDRFLEDVSLRERAVALFQRAKAFRPDVINLTGYYDPAQLLLLLWAKANGIRVVMQNESTAADHQRGGLKESFKRWVFSQCDGFFCFGNQSAEYLNGLGVAPEKILLRKNAVDNHALRTAYEQALTTRSEQQTALGLRPNNFIFVGRLIEFKNLPALLSAFAEALAQSANAADWGLLLLGDGAEKDALTKQIAALGLTDIVQILPGRPWFLVPDILALSNVLVLPSRSEPWGLVVNEAMACGLPVIVSDRCGCVPDLVRDGQNGFIFSPDQPALLTRLLLRFMNNEVNAEQMGQSGRQTIAPYAPEAVAQEMLDGFMKITA from the coding sequence ATGCGGATTCTGATTGTTCATAACCTGCTGTGGGCGCACTACAAGTCCAGTGTTTTTCAGGCATTACAACGGTTGGCCGATCAGCAACCCGACGTAACCGTGCATGTCCTGCAGATTGCCCGCAATGAACGCTCCCGCGCTGGTCTGGAAACCGTAACCGATACACACACGCCAACGTATTTATACAGCTACGAACTTCTGTTTGATCGGTTCCTGGAAGATGTAAGTCTGCGTGAACGGGCTGTGGCTCTGTTTCAGCGGGCGAAAGCCTTCCGGCCCGACGTCATCAACCTGACGGGATATTACGATCCGGCTCAGCTGCTGCTGCTGCTATGGGCGAAGGCCAATGGGATTCGGGTCGTTATGCAGAACGAAAGCACGGCCGCCGATCACCAGCGGGGAGGTTTGAAAGAATCGTTCAAGCGGTGGGTGTTTAGCCAGTGCGATGGTTTTTTCTGCTTCGGAAACCAATCCGCCGAATACCTGAACGGCTTAGGCGTTGCGCCGGAAAAAATTCTGCTCCGGAAAAACGCGGTCGACAACCACGCGCTCCGGACCGCCTACGAGCAGGCCCTGACGACCCGCTCTGAACAGCAGACAGCCCTCGGCTTGCGCCCCAATAATTTTATATTCGTTGGGCGTTTAATTGAGTTTAAAAATCTGCCTGCGCTGCTATCGGCCTTTGCCGAAGCCCTGGCGCAATCGGCGAATGCCGCTGACTGGGGCCTGCTTCTGCTGGGCGATGGCGCCGAAAAGGATGCGCTTACCAAACAGATCGCTGCGTTGGGACTGACCGACATCGTACAGATTCTGCCTGGTCGGCCCTGGTTCCTCGTTCCGGATATTCTCGCCCTAAGCAATGTACTGGTGCTGCCGAGCCGTTCAGAGCCGTGGGGACTGGTCGTCAATGAAGCAATGGCCTGCGGCCTGCCCGTCATTGTGTCGGATCGCTGTGGCTGCGTACCCGACCTGGTTCGCGACGGCCAGAATGGGTTTATCTTCTCCCCCGATCAGCCAGCTCTGCTAACCCGCCTACTGCTCCGATTTATGAATAACGAGGTTAACGCCGAACAGATGGGACAGTCCGGACGGCAGACTATTGCTCCTTATGCGCCCGAGGCCGTTGCGCAGGAAATGCTCGATGGGTTTATGAAAATCACCGCGTAA
- a CDS encoding glycosyltransferase, whose product MRILNICAYTWEAGGPPKIIFDHTQVALRYGHQVDILSPISPGEKAYPVPEGARLILCQRTPIISRFFREVSGDLYRYLQKHIREYDVIHCHGLWHFGTLAPFLLDQTVAKVITIHGVLDRWVYAHNNWKKQLIDTLAQKAFLRRADLVQINNIDEREDLLRYLGTQHPNVVIIPNGVKMSDFARLPPKGTFRKKFNLPTDRKLVLFMSRLNVKKGLDLLLPAFRDYVQTHPDAILALAGSDDGYEATTRQFIEQHNLGDSIRMVGMLTGDDKKAALADADLFTLPSYSEGFSMAVLEAMAAGTPALVSDRVGFGETIRAHEAAGLLEELTPEGVRAGLEQMLSDDSLRQRVSQNATALLRAQYDIDVVAKRLLDEYQKVAKTNRN is encoded by the coding sequence ATGCGAATTCTGAATATCTGCGCTTACACCTGGGAAGCTGGTGGTCCGCCCAAAATTATTTTCGACCACACGCAGGTTGCTCTGCGTTACGGCCATCAGGTAGACATTCTCAGTCCAATCTCCCCCGGCGAAAAAGCCTATCCGGTTCCGGAAGGCGCCCGATTGATTCTGTGTCAGCGCACGCCCATTATCAGCCGCTTCTTCCGGGAGGTTTCGGGTGATTTGTACCGCTATCTCCAGAAGCACATTCGCGAATACGACGTCATTCATTGCCACGGTCTATGGCATTTTGGCACCCTGGCTCCGTTTTTGCTCGACCAGACGGTGGCCAAAGTTATAACGATTCACGGTGTACTGGACCGCTGGGTCTACGCTCACAACAACTGGAAAAAGCAGTTGATCGACACGCTCGCGCAGAAGGCTTTTTTACGCCGGGCCGATCTGGTGCAGATCAATAACATCGACGAGCGCGAGGATTTGCTGCGCTACCTGGGCACTCAACATCCCAACGTCGTCATTATCCCAAATGGCGTTAAGATGAGTGATTTTGCGCGGCTTCCCCCCAAAGGAACCTTCCGTAAAAAATTCAATCTCCCCACCGACCGGAAGCTGGTGCTGTTCATGAGCCGCCTGAACGTAAAGAAAGGGCTGGATTTGCTCTTACCTGCCTTTCGGGATTACGTTCAGACCCACCCCGACGCCATACTGGCCTTAGCCGGTTCGGACGATGGGTATGAAGCCACCACCCGACAGTTTATAGAACAGCACAATCTGGGCGATTCCATACGGATGGTGGGGATGCTCACCGGCGATGATAAGAAAGCCGCCCTGGCCGATGCCGATTTGTTTACGCTTCCCTCCTACTCGGAAGGATTTTCGATGGCGGTTCTGGAAGCAATGGCGGCCGGAACGCCTGCGCTCGTTTCGGATCGGGTGGGCTTCGGCGAAACCATCCGGGCGCACGAAGCGGCTGGTTTGTTGGAGGAGCTTACCCCCGAGGGCGTTCGGGCGGGGCTGGAACAGATGCTCAGCGATGACAGCCTGCGCCAGCGCGTCAGCCAGAACGCTACGGCGCTCCTTCGGGCGCAGTATGATATTGACGTTGTAGCCAAGCGG